A genomic stretch from Microcebus murinus isolate Inina chromosome 19, M.murinus_Inina_mat1.0, whole genome shotgun sequence includes:
- the ZP3 gene encoding zona pellucida sperm-binding protein 3, with protein sequence MELSYGLFICFLLWGGTELCYPQPLWLLQGGASRPTPSAPPVIVECLEAQLLVTVSKDLFGTGKLVRPADLTLGPKGCQPLVSADTDDVVRFEVGLHECGNSLQVTADSLVYSTFLLHEPRPVGNLSILRTNRAEVPIECRYPRQGNVSSQVILPTWVPFRTTVLSEEKLAFSLRLMEENWSTEKRSPTFHLGDTAHLQAEIHTGSHVPLRLFVDRCVATPTPDRNASPYHTIVDFHGCLVDGRLADASSAFKAPRARPDMLQFTVDVFSFVNDSRNVIYITCHLKVTLADQDPNQLNKACSFSKTSNSWSPVEGSADICDCCNKGNCGISGYSRRQPHVMSPWPKSTSRKRRHVTEEADVTVGPLIFLRKASDRDTERWASPPSSMALGGSLAALASLMLAAIVLAVTRRGSVSHSVSASQ encoded by the exons ATGGAGCTGAGCTACGGGCTCTTCATCTGCTTCCTGCTCTGGGGAGGCACAGAGCTGTGctacccccagcccctctggcTCTTGCAGGGGGGAGCCAGCCGCCCCACACCGTCTGCACCACCGGTGATCGTGGAGTGTCTGGAGGCCCAGTTGTTGGTCACTGTCAGCAAagacctttttggcaccgggaAGTTGGTCAGGCCTGCTGACCTCACCCTGGGCCCTAAGGGCTGTCAGCCCCTGGTCTCTGCGGACACAGATGATGTGGTCAGGTTCGAGGTTGGGCTACACGAGTGTGGCAACAGCCTGCAG GTGACTGCTGATTCCCTGGTGTATAGCACCTTCCTGCTGCATGAACCCCGCCCTGTGGGGAACCTGTCCATCCTCAGGACCAACCGTGCCGAGGTTCCCATCGAGTGCCGCTACCCCAG GCAGGGCAATGTGAGCAGCCAGGTCATCCTGCCCACCTGGGTGCCCTTCAGGACCACGGTGCTCTCGGAGGAGAAGCTGGCTTTCTCTCTGCGCCTGATGGAGG AGAACTGGAGCACTGAGAAGAGGTCCCCCACCTTCCACCTGGGAGACACAGCTCACCTCCAGGCAGAAATCCACACTGGCAGCCACGTGCCACTGCGGCTGTTTGTGGACCGCTGTGTGGCCACACCAACGCCAGACCGGAACGCCTCCCCTTACCACACCATTGTGGACTTCCATGG TTGTCTTGTCGATGGTCGTCTCGCGGATGCCTCTTCTGCATTCAAGGCCCCCAGAGCCAGGCCGGACATGCTCCAGTTCACAGTGGATGTGTTCAGCTTTGTTAATGACTCCAGAAACGTG ATATATATCACCTGTCATCTGAAGGTCACTTTGGCTGACCAGGACCCGAACCAACTCAACAAAGCCTGCTCCTTCAGCAAGACTTCCAACAG CTGGTCCCCGGTAGAAGGCAGTGCTGACATCTGTGACTGCTGTAACAAGGGTAACTGTGGCATTTCGGGCTACTCCAGGAGACAGCCCCATGTGATGAGCCCGTGGCCCAAGTCCACTTCTCGCAAACGCAGGCACG tgACAGAAGAAGCAGACGTCACCGTGGGGCCATTGATCTTCCTGAGAAAGGCTAGTGACCGTGACACAGAAAGATgggcttctcctccctcctccatggCGCTAGGTGGAAGCCTGGCTGCACTGGCGTCCCTGATGCTGGCCGCTATCGTCCTGGCTGTCACCAGGCGGGGTTCTGTTTCCCATTCTGTGTCTGCTTCccaataa